A single Aspergillus chevalieri M1 DNA, chromosome 3, nearly complete sequence DNA region contains:
- a CDS encoding Zn(II)2Cys6 transcription factor (COG:S;~EggNog:ENOG410PWIG;~InterPro:IPR036864,IPR021858,IPR001138;~PFAM:PF00172;~go_function: GO:0000981 - DNA-binding transcription factor activity, RNA polymerase II-specific [Evidence IEA];~go_function: GO:0008270 - zinc ion binding [Evidence IEA];~go_process: GO:0006355 - regulation of transcription, DNA-templated [Evidence IEA]), protein MVYCGKPSKGCGECRSRKIRCDQAKPACSQCTKAHRECPGYRDQLSLMFRDESQQVVRKAKNSASTTRRAAKTSKRTATVRAIDTPSPTLSEKKASGGEVQLQKTPPAETPSVTVDVLTPSDSGGSSGSGSGSCSNEGSPVQQINRKSINVQPSYYPTQDEAVCYFLRYNAWPGAFWMLDATPDAFMQNNKSSSLQAMRAGVVSVGTAMLARIRRCPSLKLAAENEYGNALRLMGAAVMDVNEARANPTLAAVLLLAMFECVTSRAPKSIENWINHIHGAAALLELRGIQQLQDEDGLRLFVQLRYQIIVSCLQRAARVPQSVLDCSRIAMFLRPQREAYGDRLVSITGKLSNLRADIASQTNTDGRQILATAYAIEAELMTWLAGLPPNFMYKTVKKPVIDAEFLRRSRGFVPYSDQYHIYSELWLAHTWNQYRCSKIIVTHIIMSCLRRLSADSAGGYSSEDLEIHCNGLRATARQLAIDICASVPDHLGLVGEPATSNRSHIGGIVLLWPLFLAGATENKAHALRKWVENCFKLIGHTMGIDQALALIEILGVEPGFFEDIDRKDGIVYRVEDLRDLGSDHP, encoded by the exons ATGGTCTATTGCGGGAAGCCGAGTAAAGGCTGTGGCGAATGTCGATCCAGGAAAATCCGTTGTGACCAAGCCAAACCTGCTTGTTCGCAATGTACCAAAGCCCACCGTGAATGTCCGGGCTACCGGGACCAGCTGTCGCTGATGTTCCGGGATGAGAGCCAGCAGGTGGTTCGGAAAGCGAAGAACAGTGCGTCGACGACCCGTAGGGCCGCTAAGACCTCTAAACGAACGGCCACTGTGCGTGCGATCGATACCCCGAGCCCTACTCTTAGTGAGAAGAAGGCGAGTGGGGGCGAGGTGCAGCTGCAAAAGACGCCTCCGGCGGAGACGCCTAGCGTCACCGTTGATGTTTTGACGCCTTCTGATAGTGGGGGTAGCAGTGGCAGTGGCAGTGGCAGTTGTAGCAACGAGGGCAGTCCGGTGCAGCAGATCAACCGCAAATCGATTAATGTTCAGCCATCTTATTATCCTACTCAGGATGAAGCGGTTTGTTACTTTCTTCGGTACAATGCATGGCCCGGTGCTTTCTGGATGTTGGATGCGACACCCGATGCATTCATGCAGAATAATAAGTCTTCTAGTCTGCAGGCTATGAGGGCTGGTGTCGTCTCGGTGGGCACGGCAATGCTTGCGCGCATTCGACGATGTCCATCTTTGAAATTAGCCGCAGAAAATGAATACGGCAATGCGTTGAGATTAATGGGCGCAGCAGTGATGGATGTGAACGAGGCGCGCGCAAATCCGACTCTTGCTGCCGTTCTTTTACTTGCTATGTTTGAG TGTGTTACGAGTAGGGCTCCAAAGAGTATTGAGAATTGGATAAACCATATCCACGGTGCTGCGGCATTACTTGAGTTACGGGGGATACAGCAACTTCAAGATGAAGACGGACTTCGATTATTTGTTCAATTACGCTACCAGATT ATCGTAAGCTGTTTGCAAAGAGCGGCACGAGTCCCCCAATCAGTCCTCGACTGCTCTAGGATTGCCATGTTTTTACGGCCTCAGAGAGAGGCGTATGGTGACCGACTGGTGTCGATTACCGGCAAATTGTCCAACTTGCGTGCAGATATCGCCTCACAAACAAACACGGACGGGCGACAGATCCTTGCGACTGCTTACGCCATTGAAGCAGAGCTGATGACATGGCTCGCCGGACTACCACCCAACTTCATGTACAAGACGGTCAAGAAACCCGTGATTGATGCAGAGTTCCTCCGCCGCTCGCGTGGATTCGTACCGTACAGCGATCAATACCATATCTACAGTGAACTGTGGCTAGCTCATACTTGGAACCAGTATCGCTGCTCCAAGATTATCGTGACACATATCATCATGAGCTGTCTACGACGACTATCAGCGGATTCAGCTGGCGGGTATTCCTCCGAAGATCTGGAGATTCATTGCAACGGGCTCCGTGCGACAGCCCGACAGCTGGCCATTGATATCTGCGCGAGTGTGCCAGACCACTTGGGCTTAGTTGGGGAACCAGCTACCAGTAATCGAAGCCATATTGGAGGCATTGTACTCCTCTGGCCGCTGTTTCTCGCAGGTGCAACGGAGAACAAGGCCCATGCGCTCCGGAAGTGGGTCGAGAACTGTTTCAAGCTGATTGGACATACAATGGGAATCGACCAGGCGCTGGCATTAATTGAAATTCTGGGCGTGGAACCTGGATTCTTCGAGGACATCGATCGAAAGGACGGAATCGTGTATCGGGTAGAAGACCTGAGGGATCTTGGGAGTGATCACCCATGA
- a CDS encoding putative anaphase-promoting complex component Cut20/Apc4 (COG:D;~EggNog:ENOG410PIQN;~InterPro:IPR024790,IPR024977,IPR024789,IPR036322, IPR015943;~PFAM:PF12894,PF12896;~go_component: GO:0005680 - anaphase-promoting complex [Evidence IEA];~go_function: GO:0005515 - protein binding [Evidence IEA];~go_process: GO:0030071 - regulation of mitotic metaphase/anaphase transition [Evidence IEA];~go_process: GO:0031145 - anaphase-promoting complex-dependent catabolic process [Evidence IEA]), with product MIEETPLLSLVAEKSLPTKCKPNLLTYCPTMDLIALVSAQDEQLSVYRLNGQRVFGGSFGGDAHGHGYMLDSDEEDEEKRKGEIRGARWKNNGHLLAVACADNTIRVISSYSGKTVHHYPAYHPHNQQGDDCEDEITTTSQPKVTCLGWGTNFTDSKGAQRYLQEAAGQISVQDLLAPGVHPSKVAALLKADLPRELALLDVESSLPKLSTLPATGSDDDVFSSRASLDAIFHSAAKNTSDSVDVLAVGFDDGTVHLRIFDCFEIGSFQIGASEGNANPCSLLQHASHPLSSTHALLASTPSDQSTKALQLLTVDLRFITKSGRYLSLLAYKTTQLQNLLRYINQVQKQIEIEWKNAQEQPMRFMRSAEFDLQEKCHCDFVTAVYHLVVTGDCFAPLKEFLVDILKSQGHKRWDKAVCSGYENIRRLTHECLLPALERCEVLLSRLIGLSKFSKLSDVLGLETSDLNAIVETLDCLHLLSHHILINTNEELSQFISFSKWLRHEIDIQSAEPMSQTLEELMERTDIMEYPKTLKYIQGPLAKSALRRFIQQLPMLGVPRPPPPASTAGKWAPTGHGRSFYEMFKGLLQQQQQQSLDGGEVEVPKLNDLTKRLGLQFEKVFGQIALTQRRGILHRSPLMLHGDCDGEVIDMTMRYEDTQEGSFGSIYIATRSIKSKHLFYIYRVVLDSVNGVSSTRDTSIAGFDLQEGDIRQLQFVEDDTLMILWSHHNGSSYLLNFPFQPSSATSSGAEAKPPSDLTVEYEDCNSSTTVVPLYVLAEDSPHASLIRHTFPASAGAKGRVRRIDVNGRKGRRAICALFGDGGRYEVFDMDAEVVEEDESVQ from the exons atgaTAGAAGAAacccccctcctctccctcgtcGCGGAGAAATCCCTCCCCACAAAATGCAAGCCCAACCTCCTAACCTACTGTCCGACAATGGACCTGATTGCCCTGGTATCCGCGCAGGATGAGCAATTGTCTGTTTATAGGCTGAATGGGCAGAGGGTGTTTGGGGGGTCATTTGGGGGTGATGCGCACGGGCATGGGTATATGTTGGAttcggatgaggaggatgaggagaagaggaagggggAGATTAGGGGGGCTAGGTGGAAGAATAATG GGCATTTGCTTGCTGTTGCTTGCGCGGATAATACGATCCGGGTTATCAGTTCGTACAGCGGGAAGACTGTTCATCATTATCCGGCATATCACCCTCACAATCAACAGGGCGATGACTGTGAAGACGAAATTACCACCACGTCGCAACCCAAAGTAACCTGTCTGGGCTGGGGCACCAACTTCACCGATAGCAAAGGCGCACAACGTTACCTCCAGGAGGCTGCGGGCCAGATCTCCGTGCAGGATTTGTTAGCGCCGGGTGTACATCCGTCGAAGGTGGCTGCTTTGCTGAAGGCGGATTTACCGAGGGAGTTGGCGCTGCTGGATGTGGAGAGTTCGTTGCCGAAGTTGAGTACGTTGCCGGCGACAGGGAGTGA TGATGATGTATTCAGCTCCAGGGCATCGCTGGATGCTATTTTTCATTCCGCGGCGAAGAATACCAGTGACTCGGTAGATGTGCTTGCGGTGGGATTTGACGATGGTACAGTGCATTTGCGGATCTTCGATTGTTTCGAGATCGGGTCGTTCCAGATCGGTGCTTCTGAGGGAAATGCCAACCCGTGCAGTTTGCTTCAGCATGCTTCGCATCCGTTAAGCTCGACTCATGCCCTGTTGGCTTCTACGCCTTCGGATCAGTCCACCAAGGCACTACAACTACTAACAGTTGATCTGCGATTTATCACAAAGTCTGGTCGATATCTGTCGCTGCTCGCGTATAAAACGACACAGCTGCAGAATCTGCTGCGGTATATCAATCAGGTGCAGAAGCAGATCGAGATCGAATGGAAAAATGCCCAGGAACAGCCGATGAGGTTCATGCGCAGTGCCGAATTTGACCTGCAGGAGAAGTGCCATTGTGATTTTGTCACTGCGGTGTACCACCTGGTAGTTACGGGTGATTGCTTTGCGCCGTTGAAGGAGTTTTTGGTGGATATTCTGAAGTCACAGGGCCATAAGCGATGGGACAAGGCTGTTTGCAGTGGATACGAGAATATCCGACGTCTGACACACGAATGTCTCCTCCCGGCCCTGGAACGCTGCGAAGTCCTCCTCAGCCGCCTCATCGGCCTATCAAAATTCTCCAAGCTCAGCGACGTCCTGGGCCTCGAAACGTCCGACCTAAACGCTATCGTCGAAACACTCGACTGCCTGCATCTCCTATCCCATCACATCCTAATCAACACCAACGAAGAACTCTCCCAATTCATCTCCTTTTCCAAATGGCTGCGTCACGAAATCGACATCCAAAGCGCAGAGCCCATGTCCCAAACTCTCGAAGAACTAATGGAACGGACAGACATCATGGAATACCCTAAGACACTAAAATACATCCAAGGCCCGCTTGCCAAAAGCGCCCTCCGCCGCTTCATCCAGCAACTCCCCATGCTGGGCGTTCCCAGACCTCCTCCGCCTGCATCGACGGCTGGTAAGTGGGCTCCTACGGGGCATGGTCGGTCGTTCTATGAGATGTTTAAGGGGTTGttacagcagcaacagcagcagagtTTGGATGGTGGGGAGGTGGAGGTGCCGAAGTTGAATGATTTGACGAAGAGGTTGGGGTTGCAGTTTGAGAAGGTGTTTGGGCAAATTGCGTTGACGCAGAGGAGGGGGATTTTGCATCGGTCGCCGCTTATGTTGCATGGGGATTGTGATGGGGAGGTTATAGATATGACTATGCGTTATGAGGACACGCAAGAAGGGAGCTTTGGTTCGATCTATATTGCTACGAGATCGATCAAGTCGAAGCATCTAT TCTACATCTATCGCGTGGTCCTAGATTCTGTCAACGGGGTTAGTTCGACACGAGATACATCCATCGCAGGTTTCGACCTCCAAGAAGGCGACATCCGCCAACTCCAGTTCGTCGAAGACGATACCCTTATGATCCTCTGGTCTCACCATA ACGGATCCTCCTACCTCCTCAACTTCCCTTTCCAACCCTCGTCCGCAACGAGTTCCGGTGCCGAAGCCAAACCCCCCTCCGACCTTACCGTGGAATACGAGGACTGCAATTCCTCGACCACAGTTGTGCCGCTCTATGTATTAGCGGAGGATTCGCCGCACGCGAGTCTGATTAGACATACGTTCCCGGCGAGTGCAGGGGCTAAGGGTCGGGTTAGACGGATTGATGTTAAcgggaggaaggggaggaggGCGATTTGTGCGTTGTTTGGGGACGGAGGGAGGTACGAAGTGTTTGATATGGATGCggaggttgttgaggaggatgagagTGTTCAGTGA
- a CDS encoding uncharacterized protein (COG:S;~EggNog:ENOG410PW5S): MNSTTLMTFFLRTDPNVRSVKLFGSWDNFSKPYSLEKDRRVCPGLWKGCYTFTGIICDGSSVQPSSPRSGGLKNGGTYWYYYLLNDDIEHYNETEPTTTHCPFLPGQPVNVLQVPILLPDSEPVHTHNSQSLNNTLDIRTMNPEDRYVNPRQPPKPKLPRLRTSLQQPAPSWSFNSSPLSFITNRTTSQPTSAGGKSRGHSSGGSLDSRISRSVSPPRSRGLRAAIQCLNASTPELTTINNSEDEDLVMRPSAAYGPRPLFSPQRDSSPAVKETELPFRRPSSANHHDSLSIQDRRAMKSKYRDPSPFRSPLTVNTHSDRFESFHQNDMPTLRELVQEIAVSGDTSATPRPPNFQDKRLPTLPNTPSSVMDEALRDLDDREKALDAENLGSHFSDFSATDESTGDQSPVLERSRFSEWSTDNEQISPESMVSASTFNEERPLSTITDDAKTPGLLQPSHVAECSDPDTPHLTVDSQPSPAISAGDNSPDIPLPAPRVAVSGSPLLNMADLSISDEDGDHEHSEHPEYVESNPKRRAAFFGELDPVKGLGLSPSPGNSAMLFRDAVERDLAATPHASVGSVSTGRDSLGSGRLVAGQNATMQEMMDELSYLKNMIQNGQDLNGQNEAPQGMI, translated from the exons ATGAATTCGACGACATTAATGACCTTTTTTCT TCGTACCGATCCTAACGTCCGATCCGTCAAACTGTTCGGCTCCTGGGACAATTTTTCCAAACCGTACTCCCTAGAAAAGGATAGGCGCGTTTGCCCCGGCCTGTGGAAAGGTTGCTATACTTTTACCGGTATCATTTGTGACGGCTCTTCGGTGCAGCCTTCTTCACCTCGTTCTGGTGGACTAAAGAATGGCGGTACCTACTGGTATTAC TACTTGTTAAACGACGATATCGAACACTACAACGAAACCGAACCCACGACGACGCACTGCCCCTTTCTCCCTGGCCAACCGGTCAACGTTCTTCAAGTTCCGATCTTGCTCCCCGATAGCGAACCGGTTCACACGCACAACTCACAGTCCCTCAATAACACCCTTGATATCCGCACCATGAATCCCGAGGACCGTTACGTGAACCCCCGTCAGCCCCCTAAGCCCAAGCTGCCGCGGCTCCGCACGTCCCTGCAGCAGCCGGCGCCCTCCTGGTCTTTCAACTCCTCTCCTTTGAGCTTCATCACCAACCGGACAACCTCCCAACCTACCAGCGCCGGGGGCAAGTCGCGTGGTCATAGCTCTGGTGGTAGCCTCGACTCCAGGATCTCCCGCTCCGTGTCGCCCCCCAGATCCAGGGGTCTACGCGCCGCTATCCAATGCTTAAACGCATCGACCCCGGAGCTAACGACTATCAACAACTCCGAGGATGAAGACCTTGTGATGAGACCATCAGCTGCGTACGGTCCCCGACCTCTCTTCAGTCCTCAGCGCGACAGCAGCCCTGCTGTTAAAGAAACCGAATTGCCATTCCGGCGTCCTTCGTCTGCCAACCACCACGATTCATTGTCCATCCAGGACCGCCGTGCCATGAAGTCGAAATACCGGGATCCGTCTCCCTTCCGGAGTCCCCTCACCGTGAACACCCACTCTGATCGATTCGAGTCCTTTCATCAGAATGATATGCCAACTCTCCGTGAGCTTGTGCAGGAAATCGCGGTTTCCGGAGATACTTCTGCGACGCCTAGGCCGCCTAACTTCCAAGACAAGCGGCTGCCCACGTTACCAAACACACCATCGTCCGTCATGGACGAAGCCCTGCGGGATCTGGACGACAGAGAGAAGGCACTTGACGCAGAGAACCTGGGCAGCCACTTCTCCGACTTCTCAGCGACCGACGAGTCGACGGGAGATCAATCCCCAGTCTTGGAGAGGAGCCGCTTCTCCGAATGGAGTACCGACAATGAGCAAATCTCCCCTGAGTCGATGGTCTCCGCCTCGACTTTCAATGAAGAGCGGCCATTATCAACCATCACCGATGATGCAAAGACACCAGGTCTTTTGCAACCATCCCATGTCGCTGAATGCAGCGACCCTGATACGCCCCATTTGACCGTGGACTCCCAACCATCACCCGCTATTTCTGCGGGCGACAACTCCCCGGACATCCCGCTCCCCGCCCCTCGCGTAGCCGTCTCAGGATCACCATTACTCAACATGGCGGACCTCTCCATCAGTGACGAAGACGGCGACCACGAGCACAGCGAGCACCCAGAATACGTCGAATCGAACCCCAAACGCCGTGCCGCATTTTTTGGCGAATTAGACCCAGTCAAGGGACTCGGTTTGTCGCCCAGCCCAGGGAATTCTGCCATGCTCTTCAGAGACGCAGTCGAGCGCGATTTAGCTGCTACGCCTCACGCGAGTGTTGGCTCTGTGAGTACGGGTCGTGATAGCCTGGGGAGTGGTCGCCTTGTTGCTGGACAAAATGCGACCATGCAGGAGATGATGGATGAATTGAGCTACCTGAAAAATATGATTCAAAATGGGCAAGATTTAAACGGGCAAAATGAAGCACCTCAAGGGATGATTTAG
- a CDS encoding uncharacterized protein (COG:S;~EggNog:ENOG410Q2RU) has translation MCLEQAQRIQKVEYRPPPKCTGPKYPTIMGVTPNRLKPKPKVAEVKKRENRRTRALKTLRNPDRMFLKWKGTKSYARMRMFRRLNGCLKVLQLSGTNQTGTMLADIPEQKPLEIEYKPMYRLKEIRRASMLLARPKPKRPVSELSIASIDSVLSTNRKRYSNASIYSRPMSTAQPSPAFSTENSSGQSSENVSLRASLVPYREWWAFLQSTPNPFREEEPNDERTNCDAQATLIHRHAHNSRREYSLFSSTHRNSLHSSRVFKAPEDNYTTPPSPTGSDLTITPSRYTFAQNMTESKSSSQDLLSNSTRSKGLGVEKAESVSDSKNKDTYHGDKRDSRAQQGQILTMEASKVEKPQSQLSPKDTSTVNDEIAPDSAKIQITRKPTGGTGPRGPRTPAPKTYPGLTKGARATPSAIPISVRRLSTEAADIIQRTSNGGFAGGIRILDKPSGPRSHPAGEPTSPSVPESIPETRKVSDNSTSSSSVGDWDLEYGEEEMQKPPTVFTGEYRTRPTERMGQYRYGPTLKIAGSADNIIMGTADDGSKSSLATQRSSPARVKYIETSKSGSSQDNDDKPKGQADQVKDQHTPEQQSPTRNFCRPQISLENLPKRDISNRELSVARKPLNRPSLSNLLVPSADKLHAETTPPVPKVLVSGDSVHTSSPQSQSPKENEDATPTHTPHQRNASSHVSTPATTPEQMLKNMPLRSHPPPRTSSLQAVADFPMHSESDANPKTPGEESGKENDTPQLKRDASIVNIPEIKEQDQTRSVGTPRIPDSKGTRMLDSFRNIFKHKSGTEKGRTRKEESGHIPRLTKDQSIVSMKSVKNVDEKAESVKASPTTKPRLSDGVGWSKVTRNPKTSGEYSPALVPTPSSTISTSASIPSPLSRNAPDDRTPSFARPTQSTRTKASTPGSKPQLSVGQDGHTRRVIQGVSASTGSPQRLLRTGTKRPSIASTTNRTALNQPRSTIPVNNQENTSPGVAKQPELAPKSFKEIRSFIDELCTKARDESTPAERERHLRLALALQQQLSDYYSVEKEAEEALILMKAKKADKDTAQDTLFNFFVQVRAQIEEQ, from the exons TGAAGACGCTGAGAAATCCTGATAGGATGTTTTTGAAGTGGAAGGGTACAAAGAGTTATGCGCGGATGAGAATGTTTAGACGGTTGAATGGGTGTTTGAAGGTTCTTCAGTTGAGTGGGACTAATCAGACGGGCACAATGCTTGCAGACATACCAGAACAGAAGCCTCTGGAGATTGAG TACAAGCCGATGTATCGCCTGAAGGAGATCAGGAGGGCGTCGATGTTACTTGCTCGTCCTAAACCTAAGAGACCAGTGTCAGAATTGTCAATCGCAAGT ATCGACAGCGTCTTGTCGACCAACCGAAAGCGCTACTCCAATGCCTCAATATACAGTAGACCCATGAGTACAGCCCAGCCATCTCCTGCATTTTCTACAGAAAACAGCTCTGGTCAAAGTTCAGAGAATGTTTCTTTGCGTGCTTCTTTAGTTCCGTACAGAGAATGGTGGGCTTTCTTGCAGTCAACCCCCAACCCTTTCAGAGAAGAAGAGCCCAACGATGAACGCACCAATTGTGACGCCCAAGCAACCCTCATTCACAGACATGCTCACAACTCCCGCAGAGAAtattctttgttttcttccACCCACAGAAATTCTCTCCACTCTTCTCGCGTCTTCAAAGCGCCTGAAGACAACTACACGACTCCGCCTTCGCCAACAGGTTCAGATCTTACGATTACCCCGTCTCGCTATACGTTCGCTCAGAATATGACTGAGTCGAAGTCGTCTTCGCAGGATCTTTTGTCAAATTCTACGCGCTCCAAGGGTCTGGGAGTGGAGAAGGCTGAAAGCGTTTCAGACTCAAAGAACAAAG ACACCTACCACGGCGACAAACGTGACTCGCGAGCTCAGCAAGGACAAATATTGACAATGGAGGCCTCGAAGGTGGAAAAGCCACAGTCGCAGC TGAGCCCTAAGGATACAAGCACGGTCAATGACGAAATCGCACCGGATAGCGCGAAAATCCAGATCACACGTAAACCTACCGGCGGAACGGGTCCTCGTGGGCCCCGGACTCCTGCCCCAAAAACGTACCCTGGCCTGACCAAGGGAGCACGTGCCACGCCCAGCGCAATTCCTATTTCCGTCCGCAGGCTGAGCACCGAGGCTGCTGATATCATACAGCGCACTTCAAACGGGGGCTTTGCTGGTGGCATTCGCATTCTGGATAAGCCTTCTGGTCCACGTTCCCATCCTGCTGGGGAGCCTACCAGCCCATCCGTTCCAGAATCTATTCCAGAGACCAGGAAGGTATCGGACAACTCaacgtcttcctcttccgtcGGTGATTGGGACTTGGAATATGGCGAGGAGGAAATGCAGAAGCCGCCCACTGTCTTCACTGGCGAATACCGTACTCGTCCCACTGAGAGGATGGGGCAGTATCGCTACGGGCCTACGTTGAAGATCGCTGGGTCAGCGGACAACATTATTATGGGAACAGCCGACGATGGCTCGAAATCGTCCCTCGCTACTCAAAGGTCGTCTCCCGCGCGCGTGAAGTACATCGAGACTTCCAAATCTGGCTCGTCTCAAGACAACGACGACAAACCCAAGGGTCAGGCCGACCAGGTCAAGGACCAGCATACCCCTGAGCAGCAGTCACCGACCAGAAACTTCTGTCGGCCGCAGATATCCCTTGAGAATCTACCGAAGAGAGACATCAGCAACCGTGAGCTGTCGGTGGCGCGCAAGCCTCTCAACCGTCCCAGTCTCTCCAATCTTCTCGTCCCTAGCGCTGATAAATTGCACGCTGAGACTACTCCGCCCGTTCCGAAAGTGCTTGTGTCCGGAGACAGCGTGCACACGTCCTCACCTCAGTCTCAGTCCCCTAAGGAGAACGAAGACGCGACGCCGACACACACTCCTCACCAACGTAACGCTTCGTCCCACGTGTCAACTCCTGCTACGACTCCTGAGCAGATGCTCAAGAATATGCCTTTGCGATCTCACCCGCCGCCGCGTACCTCCTCGCTGCAGGCTGTGGCTGATTTCCCTATGCATTCAGAGTCGGACGCTAATCCGAAAACTCCTGGTGAGGAGTCGGGCAAGGAGAATGATACACCGCAGCTGAAGCGAGATGCCTCTATCGTGAACATCCCTGAGATTAAAGAGCAAGACCAGACTCGTTCAGTTGGAACGCCCCGTATTCCCGATTCCAAGGGCACTAGGATGCTTGATAGCTTCCGCAACATCTTCAAGCACAAGAGCGGTACGGAGAAGGGACGCACTAGAAAGGAGGAGTCAGGCCACATCCCACGCCTTACTAAAGACCAATCCATCGTCAGCATGAAATCTGTCAAGAACGTCGACGAAAAGGCTGAGTCGGTTAAAGCCTCGCCTACAACCAAACCCAGATTGTCCGACGGCGTTGGTTGGAGCAAAGTCACTCGTAACCCTAAAACCTCGGGCGAATATTCTCCTGCGCTCGTGCCAACACCGAGCTCTACGATCTCGACCTCCGCGTCCATTCCGAGCCCCCTGAGCCGCAACGCCCCCGACGACCGCACTCCGTCTTTCGCGAGGCCGACGCAGTCCACTCGTACAAAGGCTAGTACACCAGGTTCCAAGCCCCAATTGTCTGTTGGTCAGGATGGCCACACTCGCAGGGTAATCCAGGGCGTGTCTGCTTCTACTGGAAGTCCACAGCGTCTTCTCCGTACCGGTACTAAGCGTCCGAGCATTGCATCGACCACTAACAGAACTGCTCTCAATCAGCCACGCTCGACTATCCCAGTCAATAACCAGGAAAATACCTCGCCCGGTGTCGCTAAGCAGCCCGAATTGGCGCCGAAATCGTTCAAGGAAATACGTTCTTTCATTGACGAGCTCTGCACCAAAGCTCGCGATGAGAGCACCCCTGCTGAGCGGGAGAGACACCTTCGT TTGGCTCTTGCTCTTCAGCAGCAGCTTAGTGATTACTATAGCGTCGAGAAGGAAGCAGAGGAAGCCCTGATTCTGATGAAAGCCAAAAAGGCTGACAAGGATACTGCCCAAGATACTCTTTTCAACTTCTTTGTGCAGGTTCGGGCTCAGATAGAGGAGCAGTAG
- a CDS encoding uncharacterized protein (COG:S;~EggNog:ENOG410Q1PY;~InterPro:IPR036465), whose product MGQRPSKHDRTRGAIQMQTYTSNTPTYLRETDKKEVQIETKLISSPPSLLTLRPPPPALLSPFTTTSYQPPRQRRSINLGKRNSKRTLAEDEYHDTLTSFLQEYNLVFVVDDSTSMQDNGRWQEVTDVLASIAPICAKHSPDNTGIDIYFLNHYEVSDTSRIGFSTTARGNKGGYTNLQTASQVREIFDAIEPRGPTPFGARLNQLLQPYLRLVENMRIAYYNYHNSINAGSSSTHSPDARTAAAEYNETERRFYVKPLYVIALTDGAFTDDALKELVHAGKRLDRCRAVPWQLYVQFLQVGQDEGARVFLEVLEGDLKREREREGMGREMVVFPGKEVEYNYSYGSLSAEGVLRGVVKAVSSWV is encoded by the coding sequence ATGGGGCAACGTCCGTCCAAGCACGACCGCACCAGGGGCGCAATCCAAATGCAAACCTACACCTCCAACACCCCCACATACCTCAGAGAAACCGACAAAAAGGAAGTCCAAATCGAAACCAAACTCATCTCCTCACCACCCTCCCTCCTCACCCTTAGACCACCACCCCCAGCCCTCCTCAGCCccttcacaacaaccagcTACCAACCCCCCCGCCAACGCCGAAGCATAAATctaggaaaaagaaacagcAAGCGAACGCTCGCCGAAGATGAATACCACGACACCCTCACAAGCTTCCTCCAGGAATACAACCTCGTCTTCGTAGTCGACGACAGCACAAGCATGCAGGACAACGGCCGCTGGCAAGAAGTCACCGACGTCCTTGCATCTATCGCCCCGATCTGCGCGAAACACAGTCCCGACAATACCGGAATCGACATCTACTTCCTAAACCACTACGAAGTCTCCGATACCTCTCGAATAGGCTTCTCAACGACCGCCAGGGGTAATAAAGGCGGGTACACGAACCTGCAAACAGCCAGCCAGGTCAGGGAGATATTCGACGCCATCGAACCGCGCGGTCCGACGCCCTTCGGCGCTCGCCTGAATCAGCTCTTGCAGCCGTATCTGCGACTGGTGGAGAATATGAGGATCGCCTATTACAATTACCATAATAGTATCAATGCCGGTTCTAGCTCCACTCACAGCCCTGATGCCAGAACCGCTGCTGCCGAGTACAATGAGACTGAGCGACGCTTCTACGTTAAGCCGCTGTACGTCATCGCATTAACTGATGGCGCGTTTACGGACGATGCACTTAAGGAGCTCGTCCACGCGGGTAAGCGGTTGGATAGATGTCGCGCTGTGCCGTGGCAGCTGTATGTGCAGTTCTTGCAGGTTGGGCAGGATGAGGGCGCGAGGGTGTTTTTGGAGGTGCTAGAGGGGGATTTGAAGCGGGAGCGCGAACGGGAGGGGATGGGGAGGGAGATGGTTGTGTTTCCCGGAAAGGAGGTGGAATATAATTACAGCTACGGGAGTTTGAGTGCGGAGGGGGTGTTGAGGGGTGTTGTGAAGGCTGTTAGCAGCTGGGTTTGA